One genomic segment of Drosophila melanogaster chromosome 3L includes these proteins:
- the Arts gene encoding artemis, isoform A codes for MEAAILDIINGILAIDTERIRESTAKMLKAYENPDSLLVLTQIVMSDRPVQERQVAAVLLKRRVKKLRHWQLVPAEHQAAIKSNMLQVLIAVKEKTVKGTVAFIIGSLVRHEEDKQNSWREEILKFIYERCSSPDPIESERGSSIFSSLMDAAPDQFSNHTDTIFPLLAGILVTAEANGNMATPTVHNMLAGTCVLLPFISGHSDAEQIMVKAVPLILKALAAFAEKGNSNEFMGAFDIIDSMAEYVPHLLTGNVKLLLEFCLMIARNKQFDASIRVQVLTFVGSLVRLKKKIIMKQKLLQPTLSVLFEVICQDDLKEDDDYFSSESLNSPSNAAAQTLDLMALHMVPDKFIPPLLDLLEPALQSPEPVLRRSSFICMGVIAEGCSEAIGKKYLEVMLNIIKAGVLDSVMFVRTAAFFALGQFSEFLQPTICKFAPQILPVLFDYLNQLVLELKVGEPDSKHMDRMFYALETFCENLDEDIVPYLPTLMDRLFGVMEPQNSNQMREMALSAIAAVSAAAKENLMPYFPRIMTVLQGCLVKDCPKEMYSQRIQAIDTLAALCRELGKDNIIPLADETMNFCLMMLEDGPDDPEFRRSIYNLMSSLSSVVNESMASVFPKFIDRIMESVISSEDMVPNVSDNAEDDLALVDAPDIEIDLEHTDDEDDQDAYLGENDYIVEKEEAILSLKEFATHTGAAFAPYLQSAFENVYKMIDHPQGDVRMACIDSICSFITALHKLDDAAGLKRACEIAIPKFAHIMRTDDQVAVVLRMLDVLYDVFKYVPAINSQEHAELIFGCIRDIFTNKMACQFNEESGGGDDECSEESENDEMLFENAANLFPMFGLTLQPELFSLYFGRLYHFYIQRLAKVKERDLPEQRAYIYGALADCCKALKGCCATYFDALRPIFIAGSRDSDAKARQNSYFALGEIVFHSEEKSFESYPTILQALSEAIVRESVPAAMDNICGAVARLIVTNPDSVPLGQVLPVWLNHLPLKDDTVENDVIQKAFRVLYLKARPSIEAHLEQILAITIEASYKKQMPDVETTESAVALIKEIRANYPELFSKVSNMNPEVFNYVQAL; via the exons ATGGAGGCAGCTATTCTGGATATAATCAACGGGATCCTGGCCATAGACACGGAACGAATCCGTGAG TCCACAGCCAAGATGCTAAAGGCCTACGAGAATCCCGATTCTCTGCTGGTTCTCACCCAGATCGTGATGTCGGACAGGCCGGTCCAAGAGCGGCAGGTCGCCGCCGTGCTCCTCAAGAGGCGGGTCAAAAAGTTACGCCACTGGCAGTTGGTTCCCGCCGAGCACCAGGCAGC AATCAAATCGAACATGCTACAGGTCCTCATCGCGGTGAAGGAAAAGACCGTGAAGGGCACGGTGGCCTTTATAATTGGATCGCTGGTGCGCCACGAGGAGGACAAGCAAAACTCCTGGAGGGAGGAAATACTGAAGTTTATTTACGAACGTTGCAGCAGCCCCGATCCAATAGAAAGCGAGCGGGGCAGCTCAATCTTTTCCTCGCTCATGGACGCTGCTCCCGATCAGTTTTCGAACCACACGGATACTATCTTCCCGTTGCTTGCCGGCATTCTAGTTACCGCCGAGGCGAATGGGAACATGGCCACACCCACCGTGCATAACATGTTGGCGGGTACGTGCGTCCTGTTGCCTTTCATAAGTGGACATAGTGATGCTGAGCAGATTATGGTTAAGGCTGTGCCGCTCATACTCAAGGCCCTGGCCGCCTTTGCCGAAAAGGGGAACAGTAATGAGTTCATGGGTGCCTTTGATATCATCGACAGCATGGCCGAGTATGTGCCCCACTTGCTGACCGGCAATGTGAAGCTGCTTCTGGAGTTTTGTCTGATGATTGCGAGAAACAAGCAGTTCGACGCTTCGATTCGGGTTCAGGTGCTTACCTTTGTGGGCAGCCTAGTTCGCCTCAagaagaaaattattatgaagCAGAAACTACTACAGCCCACACTATCTGTTCTTTTCGAAGTGATTTGCCAGGACGACCTCAAGGAAG ACGATGATTACTTTTCCTCGGAGAGCCTAAATAGTCCATCCAATGCAGCTGCGCAGACACTCGACCTGATGGCCCTTCACATGGTGCCGGACAAGTTTATTCCGCCACTACTGGATTTGCTGGAGCCTGCGTTGCAGAGCCCGGAACCTGTGCTTCGCCGTTCCTCTTTTATTTGCATGGGCGTTATTGCCGAGGGCTGTTCCGAGGCCATTGGGAAAAAGTATCTCGAGGTCATGCTAAATATCATCAAAGCTGGAGTGTTGGACTCTGTTATGTTCGTGCGGACCGCCGCATTCTTCGCCCTCGGTCAGTTTTCCGAGTTTCTTCAGCCGACGATCTGCAAGTTTGCTCCCCAAATTCTACCCGTGTTGTTCGACTATCTAAACCAGCTGGTACTGGAACTCAAG GTTGGTGAGCCGGATTCGAAACATATGGATCGTATGTTTTATGCCCTGGAGACCTTTTGCGAGAATCTGGATGAGGATATTGTTCCTTATTTACCCACACTTATGGATCG TCTGTTTGGGGTTATGGAACCGCAGAACTCAAATCAAATGCGTGAAATGGCTTTGTCGGCCATAGCAGCGGTGTCAGCAGCAGCTAAGGAAAACCTGATGCCATATTTCCCCAGGATCATGACCGTACTACAGGGCTGTCTGGTGAAGGATTGCCCAAAAGAAATGTACAGTCAGCGCATCCAAGCTATCGACACTCTGGCCGCGCTGTGTCGCGAATTGGGCAAGGATAATATTATTCCTCTTGCCGACGAAACAATGAACTTCTGCCTGATGATGCTGGAAGATGGTCCGGATGATCCCGAGTTCCGCAGGAGTATATACAACCTGATGTCCTCTCTGTCATCAGTTGTCAACGAGAGCATGGCCAGTGTGTTCCCCAAGTTCATTGATCGCATAATGGAGTCTGTGATTTCTTCGGAGGACATGGTGCCAAATGTGTCGGACAATGCGGAGGATGATTTGGCCCTAGTAGATGCCCCCGACATAGAGATTGATTTAGAGCACACAGACGACGAAGATGACCAAGACGCTTACCTGGGGGAGAATGATTATATCGTCGAAAAGGAGGAGGCCATTCTGTCACTCAAGGAGTTTGCTACCCATACCGGCGCCGCCTTCGCGCCCTATTTGCAATCTGCATTCGAGAACGTCTACAAGATGATTGATCATCCGCAAGGCGACGTTCGTATGGCATGTATTGACTCCATTTGCTCGTTCATTACGGCTCTCCACAAGTTGGATGATGCCGCCGGCCTGAAGCGCGCCTGCGAGATTGCCATTCCAAAGTTTGCACATATAATGCGCACCGACGACCAGGTTGCGGTCGTACTCCGCATGCTTGACGTCCTCTACGATGTCTTCAAGTACGTGCCGGCGATAAACAGCCAGGAGCACGCCGAACTTATATTCGGTTGCATCAGGGACATCTTCACAAATAAAATGGCCTGTCAGTTTAACGAGGAGAGCGGCGGCGGAGATGATGAGTGTTCGGAGGAAAGCGAGAACGACGAGATGCTGTTCGAGAACGCTGCCAATCTGTTCCCCATGTTTGGCTTAACCCTTCAGCCGGAGCTGTTCTCGCTTTATTTTGGACGCCTTTACCATTTCTATATTCAAAGGCTG GCGAAGGTAAAGGAGCGCGATTTACCAGAACAGCGGGCATACATCTATGGCGCACTTGCTGACTGCTGCAAGGCGTTAAAAGGTTGCTGTGCTACTTATTTCGATGCCCTACGTCCCATTTTTATCGCCGGTTCCAGGGATTCTGATGCCAAAGCGCGACAGAACTCCTATTTTGCACTAGGCGAAATTGTCTTCCATTCCGAGGAAAAATCATTCGA GTCTTATCCGACAATTTTGCAAGCCCTTTCCGAAGCAATTGTCAGGGAATCCGTTCCTGCCGCCATGGACAACATTTGCGGAGCAGTTGCTCGTCTCATAGTTACCAACCCAGATTCAGTGCCGCTTGGCCAGGTGCTGCCCGTGTGGCTCAACCATTTGCCACTGAAGGATGACACCGTGGAGAACGATGTGATTCAGAAGGCGTTCCGTGTGCTATACTTGAAGGCCCGCCCCAGCATTGAGGCACATCTTGAGCAAATCCTGGCCATCACCATAGAGGCGAGTTACAAGAAACAGATGCCTGACGTCGAGACAACCGAGAGCGCGGTGGCCCTCATCAAAGAGATTCGCGCCAACTACCCGGAACTGTTCAGCAAAGTATCGAACATGAATCCAGAAGTGTTCAATTATGTGCAAGCCCTGTAA
- the Arts gene encoding artemis, isoform C has translation MEAAILDIINGILAIDTERIRESTAKMLKAYENPDSLLVLTQIVMSDRPVQERQVAAVLLKRRVKKLRHWQLVPAEHQAAIKSNMLQVLIAVKEKTVKGTVAFIIGSLVRHEEDKQNSWREEILKFIYERCSSPDPIESERGSSIFSSLMDAAPDQFSNHTDTIFPLLAGILVTAEANGNMATPTVHNMLAGTCVLLPFISGHSDAEQIMVKAVPLILKALAAFAEKGNSNEFMGAFDIIDSMAEYVPHLLTGNVKLLLEFCLMIARNKQFDASIRVQVLTFVGSLVRLKKKIIMKQKLLQPTLSVLFEVICQDDLKEGDDDYFSSESLNSPSNAAAQTLDLMALHMVPDKFIPPLLDLLEPALQSPEPVLRRSSFICMGVIAEGCSEAIGKKYLEVMLNIIKAGVLDSVMFVRTAAFFALGQFSEFLQPTICKFAPQILPVLFDYLNQLVLELKVGEPDSKHMDRMFYALETFCENLDEDIVPYLPTLMDRLFGVMEPQNSNQMREMALSAIAAVSAAAKENLMPYFPRIMTVLQGCLVKDCPKEMYSQRIQAIDTLAALCRELGKDNIIPLADETMNFCLMMLEDGPDDPEFRRSIYNLMSSLSSVVNESMASVFPKFIDRIMESVISSEDMVPNVSDNAEDDLALVDAPDIEIDLEHTDDEDDQDAYLGENDYIVEKEEAILSLKEFATHTGAAFAPYLQSAFENVYKMIDHPQGDVRMACIDSICSFITALHKLDDAAGLKRACEIAIPKFAHIMRTDDQVAVVLRMLDVLYDVFKYVPAINSQEHAELIFGCIRDIFTNKMACQFNEESGGGDDECSEESENDEMLFENAANLFPMFGLTLQPELFSLYFGRLYHFYIQRLAKVKERDLPEQRAYIYGALADCCKALKGCCATYFDALRPIFIAGSRDSDAKARQNSYFALGEIVFHSEEKSFESYPTILQALSEAIVRESVPAAMDNICGAVARLIVTNPDSVPLGQVLPVWLNHLPLKDDTVENDVIQKAFRVLYLKARPSIEAHLEQILAITIEASYKKQMPDVETTESAVALIKEIRANYPELFSKVSNMNPEVFNYVQAL, from the exons ATGGAGGCAGCTATTCTGGATATAATCAACGGGATCCTGGCCATAGACACGGAACGAATCCGTGAG TCCACAGCCAAGATGCTAAAGGCCTACGAGAATCCCGATTCTCTGCTGGTTCTCACCCAGATCGTGATGTCGGACAGGCCGGTCCAAGAGCGGCAGGTCGCCGCCGTGCTCCTCAAGAGGCGGGTCAAAAAGTTACGCCACTGGCAGTTGGTTCCCGCCGAGCACCAGGCAGC AATCAAATCGAACATGCTACAGGTCCTCATCGCGGTGAAGGAAAAGACCGTGAAGGGCACGGTGGCCTTTATAATTGGATCGCTGGTGCGCCACGAGGAGGACAAGCAAAACTCCTGGAGGGAGGAAATACTGAAGTTTATTTACGAACGTTGCAGCAGCCCCGATCCAATAGAAAGCGAGCGGGGCAGCTCAATCTTTTCCTCGCTCATGGACGCTGCTCCCGATCAGTTTTCGAACCACACGGATACTATCTTCCCGTTGCTTGCCGGCATTCTAGTTACCGCCGAGGCGAATGGGAACATGGCCACACCCACCGTGCATAACATGTTGGCGGGTACGTGCGTCCTGTTGCCTTTCATAAGTGGACATAGTGATGCTGAGCAGATTATGGTTAAGGCTGTGCCGCTCATACTCAAGGCCCTGGCCGCCTTTGCCGAAAAGGGGAACAGTAATGAGTTCATGGGTGCCTTTGATATCATCGACAGCATGGCCGAGTATGTGCCCCACTTGCTGACCGGCAATGTGAAGCTGCTTCTGGAGTTTTGTCTGATGATTGCGAGAAACAAGCAGTTCGACGCTTCGATTCGGGTTCAGGTGCTTACCTTTGTGGGCAGCCTAGTTCGCCTCAagaagaaaattattatgaagCAGAAACTACTACAGCCCACACTATCTGTTCTTTTCGAAGTGATTTGCCAGGACGACCTCAAGGAAGGTG ACGATGATTACTTTTCCTCGGAGAGCCTAAATAGTCCATCCAATGCAGCTGCGCAGACACTCGACCTGATGGCCCTTCACATGGTGCCGGACAAGTTTATTCCGCCACTACTGGATTTGCTGGAGCCTGCGTTGCAGAGCCCGGAACCTGTGCTTCGCCGTTCCTCTTTTATTTGCATGGGCGTTATTGCCGAGGGCTGTTCCGAGGCCATTGGGAAAAAGTATCTCGAGGTCATGCTAAATATCATCAAAGCTGGAGTGTTGGACTCTGTTATGTTCGTGCGGACCGCCGCATTCTTCGCCCTCGGTCAGTTTTCCGAGTTTCTTCAGCCGACGATCTGCAAGTTTGCTCCCCAAATTCTACCCGTGTTGTTCGACTATCTAAACCAGCTGGTACTGGAACTCAAG GTTGGTGAGCCGGATTCGAAACATATGGATCGTATGTTTTATGCCCTGGAGACCTTTTGCGAGAATCTGGATGAGGATATTGTTCCTTATTTACCCACACTTATGGATCG TCTGTTTGGGGTTATGGAACCGCAGAACTCAAATCAAATGCGTGAAATGGCTTTGTCGGCCATAGCAGCGGTGTCAGCAGCAGCTAAGGAAAACCTGATGCCATATTTCCCCAGGATCATGACCGTACTACAGGGCTGTCTGGTGAAGGATTGCCCAAAAGAAATGTACAGTCAGCGCATCCAAGCTATCGACACTCTGGCCGCGCTGTGTCGCGAATTGGGCAAGGATAATATTATTCCTCTTGCCGACGAAACAATGAACTTCTGCCTGATGATGCTGGAAGATGGTCCGGATGATCCCGAGTTCCGCAGGAGTATATACAACCTGATGTCCTCTCTGTCATCAGTTGTCAACGAGAGCATGGCCAGTGTGTTCCCCAAGTTCATTGATCGCATAATGGAGTCTGTGATTTCTTCGGAGGACATGGTGCCAAATGTGTCGGACAATGCGGAGGATGATTTGGCCCTAGTAGATGCCCCCGACATAGAGATTGATTTAGAGCACACAGACGACGAAGATGACCAAGACGCTTACCTGGGGGAGAATGATTATATCGTCGAAAAGGAGGAGGCCATTCTGTCACTCAAGGAGTTTGCTACCCATACCGGCGCCGCCTTCGCGCCCTATTTGCAATCTGCATTCGAGAACGTCTACAAGATGATTGATCATCCGCAAGGCGACGTTCGTATGGCATGTATTGACTCCATTTGCTCGTTCATTACGGCTCTCCACAAGTTGGATGATGCCGCCGGCCTGAAGCGCGCCTGCGAGATTGCCATTCCAAAGTTTGCACATATAATGCGCACCGACGACCAGGTTGCGGTCGTACTCCGCATGCTTGACGTCCTCTACGATGTCTTCAAGTACGTGCCGGCGATAAACAGCCAGGAGCACGCCGAACTTATATTCGGTTGCATCAGGGACATCTTCACAAATAAAATGGCCTGTCAGTTTAACGAGGAGAGCGGCGGCGGAGATGATGAGTGTTCGGAGGAAAGCGAGAACGACGAGATGCTGTTCGAGAACGCTGCCAATCTGTTCCCCATGTTTGGCTTAACCCTTCAGCCGGAGCTGTTCTCGCTTTATTTTGGACGCCTTTACCATTTCTATATTCAAAGGCTG GCGAAGGTAAAGGAGCGCGATTTACCAGAACAGCGGGCATACATCTATGGCGCACTTGCTGACTGCTGCAAGGCGTTAAAAGGTTGCTGTGCTACTTATTTCGATGCCCTACGTCCCATTTTTATCGCCGGTTCCAGGGATTCTGATGCCAAAGCGCGACAGAACTCCTATTTTGCACTAGGCGAAATTGTCTTCCATTCCGAGGAAAAATCATTCGA GTCTTATCCGACAATTTTGCAAGCCCTTTCCGAAGCAATTGTCAGGGAATCCGTTCCTGCCGCCATGGACAACATTTGCGGAGCAGTTGCTCGTCTCATAGTTACCAACCCAGATTCAGTGCCGCTTGGCCAGGTGCTGCCCGTGTGGCTCAACCATTTGCCACTGAAGGATGACACCGTGGAGAACGATGTGATTCAGAAGGCGTTCCGTGTGCTATACTTGAAGGCCCGCCCCAGCATTGAGGCACATCTTGAGCAAATCCTGGCCATCACCATAGAGGCGAGTTACAAGAAACAGATGCCTGACGTCGAGACAACCGAGAGCGCGGTGGCCCTCATCAAAGAGATTCGCGCCAACTACCCGGAACTGTTCAGCAAAGTATCGAACATGAATCCAGAAGTGTTCAATTATGTGCAAGCCCTGTAA
- the CG4098 gene encoding uncharacterized protein produces MTSFEFALLPLLFLPLILENPLTSAQMMSSLVKPGIFRHLMCRNNMYPRSSVLRYPVSDEQVFWSEPFPDYCPPAYTAPHIGGQVWADPPLPSDTFWPQWNQLDGQVNRESFHGAYNVQNGLPLNPIGRTGLTGRGSLGRWGPNHAADPIVTRWKRDDQGAIVANPTTGKNIIQMVAIQRSDNKLWAIPGGMVDPGENVSVTLKREFTEEALNFTDKANMVERFFQAGGVQVYQGYVDDFRNTDNAWMETTALNFHDEDGSQVGQLELMAGDDASNVRWTDVDSNLKLHANHADIVREVVIRRNAHW; encoded by the exons ATGACGAGTTTCGAGTTTGCACTGCTGCCGCTTCTGTTTTTGCCACTGATCCTGGAAAACCCGCTAACCTCCGCCCAAATGATGTCATCGCTGGTGAAGCCGGGCATTTTCCGGCACCTAATGTGCCGCAACAACATGTATCCGCGCAGCTCAGTCCTCCGGTACCCAGTTTCCGACGAACAGGTCTTCTGGTCGGAGCCGTTCCCGGACTACTGCCCGCCTGCGTACACGGCGCCACATATTGGCGGGCAGGTGTGGGCTGATCCGCCGTTGCCCAGCGACACATTCTGGCCACAGTGGAATCAGCTGGATGGACAGGTAAACCGCGAATCCTTTCACGGTGCCTACAACGTGCAGAATGGACTGCCCCTAAATCCGATCGGGCGTACCGGACTAACCGGACGTGGTTCGCTAGGCAGATGGGGTCCAAATCATGCCGCAGATCCAATCGTCACGCGCTGGAAGCGTGACGACCAAGGAGCAATTGTGGCCAACCCGACAACCGGCAA GAATATCATACAGATGGTTGCCATACAGCGGTCCGACAACAAGTTGTGGGCCATTCCCGGTGGAATGGTCGATCCCGGCGAGAATGTCAGTGTCACCCTTAAGCGGGAGTTCACCGAGGAGGCATTGAATTTCACGGACAAAGCCAACATGGTTGAGCGATTTTTTCAAGCGGGAGGCGTTCAGGTATACCAAGGCTACGTAGACGATTTTCGAAACACGGACAACGCTTGGATGGAAACCACTGCGCTGAACTTCCACGATGAAGACGGGAGCCAGGTGGGACAATTGGAGCTAATGGCCGGTGACGATGCCTCCAATGTGCGCTGGACGGACGTCGACTCGAATCTCAAGCTGCACGCCAATCATGCCGACATAGTCCGTGAGGTTGTCATCCGACGAAATGCACACTGGTAG
- the Prosbeta6 gene encoding proteasome beta6 subunit, translating to MSRLGFEQFPDYQVPGMKHPDFSPYESNGGSIVAIAGDDFAVIAADTRLSSGYNIHSRTQSKLFKLSPQTVLGSAGCWADTLSLTGSIKVRMQSYEHTHLRTMTTEAVAQMLSIAMYNRRFFPYYVSNILAGIDNEGKGVVYSYDPIGHCEKATYRAGGTAGTLLQPVLDNQIGHKNMNLEDADKIKLTKERAVSVASDTFISAAERDIYTGDSVLINIITKDGIEVRTLTLRQD from the exons ATGAGCAGATTGGGCTTTGAGCAATTCCCGGACTACCAGGTGCCCGGCATGAAGCATCCTGATTTCTCGCCCTACGAGTCCAATGGCGG CTCCATTGTGGCCATCGCCGGAGATGACTTTGCCGTAATTGCAGCGGACACCCGCCTGAGCAGCGGCTACAACATTCACTCGCGAACGCAGAGTAAACTCTTTAAACTCTCGCCCCAGACAGTGTTGGGTTCCGCAGGCTGCTGGGCGGACACGCTCTCGTTGACCGGATCGATTAAGGTGCGCATGCAGAGCTACGAGCATACCCATCTGCGCACCATGACCACTGAGGCCGTGGCCCAGATGCTCTCCATCGCCATGTACAATCGCCGCTTCTTCCCGTACTACGTGTCGAACATTCTGGCTGGAATTGACAACGAGGGCAAGGGCGTCGTCTACTCCTACGATCCCATCGGTCACTGCGAGAAGGCTACATACCGCGCCGGCGGCACTGCCGGCACCCTGCTGCAACCGGTGCTGGACAACCAGATTGGTCACAAGAACATGAATTTGGAAGACGCCGACAAGATCAAGTTAACCAAGGAGCGGGCCGTGAGCGTTGCCTCCGACACCTTCATCTCTGCCGCTGAGCGCGACATCTACACCGGCGACTCTGTGCTGATCAACATCATAACCAAAGATGGAATTGAAGTACGAACTCTGACGCTGCGTCAGGACTAG
- the Su(P) gene encoding suppressor of ref(2)P sterility codes for MSCIRLASATVLAGVRPPPAASGGGALRLLTKRNPDAAFARRQFAVAVENGGGRKKPNGTFKLAVLGATVGAATGSVYTMYQRWTDGSSHKEHEETKPTRLDGIPAGVRITKRYVNPKDTSGLDIVLFQFQTCPFCCKVRAFLDYMGISYAVVEVDAVLRQDIRWSSVKKVPMVLIRQQDGKYVQMVDSSAIISLIATHLQDKRTDIGELAQFYPHTSFFDDDGKKKNDILNKYFLMYREHTPKGVSKETDETDRKWRSWADSHLVHLISPNCYQTMGESLETFEWFSQAGEWDVHFPKWERDLMVYCGATAMWAIAKMLKRRHALSDDVRSHMYDALDQWTTELKKRNTKFMGGKQPSLADLSVFGVLSSMEGCQTFKDCLQNTSIGKWFYDVKALVEKNRGQLQRERIENMAAIA; via the exons ATGTCATGTATTCGGCTAGCGTCTGCCACCGTTCTGGCAGGGGTCCGTCCCCCGCCGGCAGCAAGCGGAGGTGGAGCCTTGCGCCTGTTGACTAAACGGAATCCGGATGCTGCATTCGCACGCCGCCAGTTTGCTGTAGCGGTTGAAAACGGCGGAGGCAGAAAGAAGCCGAATGGAACTTTCAAGCTCGCAGTTTTGGGGGCCACCGTAGGCGCGGCCACCGGATCGGTGTATACGATGTACCAGCGGTGGACAGACGGCAGCTCGCACAAAGAGCACGAGGAGACGAAGCCGACGCGGCTGGACGGGATTCCGGCTGGAGTGCGGATAACCAAGCGCTATGTCAACCCCAAGGACACGTCCGGTTTGGACATTGTGCTGTTCCAGTTCCAGACGTGTCCCTTCTGTTGCAAGGTGCGCGCTTTCCTCGACTACATGGGCATATCCTATGCGGTGGTCGAAGTGGATGCCGTCCTACGGCAGGACATCCGCTGGTCGTCGGTGAAGAAGGTGCCGATGGTGCTCATCCGACAGCAGGACGGCAAATACGTCCAGATGGTGGACTCAAGTGCCATCATATCCCTTATAGCCACCCACCTGCAGGACAAGCGCACCGACATCGGCGAGCTGGCACAGTTCTATCCGCACACCTCCTTCTTCGACGATGATGGCAAAAAGAAGAACGACATATTGAATAAATACTTCCTCATGTACCGCGAGCATACGCCCAAGGGAGTATCCAAGGAAACGGATGA AACCGATCGCAAGTGGAGAAGCTGGGCCGACAGCCACTTGGTGCATCTAATATCGCCCAACTGTTATCAGACCATGGGCGAGTCCCTAGAGACTTTTGAGTGGTTCTCGCAAGCTGGCGAGTGGGACGTTCACTTCCCCAAATGGGAGCGCGACCTGATGGTTTACTGTGGTGCCACCGCCATGTGGGCCATAGCCAAGATGCTGAAGCGCCGTCACGCCCTCAGCGACGACGTCAGGTCGCACATGTACGATGCCCTTGACCAGTGGACCACTGAGCTGAAAAAGAGGAACACGAAATTCATGGGCGGAAAACAGCCAAGTCTGGCTGATCTATCGGTTTTCGGCGTGCTTTCAAGCATGGAGGGGTGTCAGACGTTCAAGGATTGTCTGCAAAACACCAGCATCG GTAAATGGTTTTATGACGTCAAGGCGTTGGTGGAGAAGAATCGTGGGCAGTTGCAAAGAGAACGTATTGAAAACATGGCCGCTATagcttaa
- the CG4101 gene encoding uncharacterized protein, producing the protein MSASADSLGAAAALDKYGDEDIFSLLIRYGLYVGALFQFVCISAAVLMENNPDGQSNPESGEVTEREGEPVRTRLHKIRKLEKKKRR; encoded by the coding sequence ATGTCGGCTTCCGCGGACAGTCTGGGCGCCGCCGCAGCCCTGGACAAGTACGGCGACGAGGACATCTTCAGCTTGCTAATCCGATACGGGCTTTATGTGGGTGCTCTCTTCCAGTTCGTTTGCATTTCGGCCGCAGTATTGATGGAGAATAACCCGGATGGCCAAAGTAATCCGGAGTCCGGCGAAGTGACGGAGCGGGAGGGCGAGCCGGTCCGGACGCGCCTGCACAAGATTCGTAAGCTGGAGAAGAAGAAGCGACGATAG
- the Mo25 gene encoding Mo25, isoform B: protein MPLFGKSQKSPVELVKSLKEAINALEAGDRKVEKAQEDVSKNLVSIKNMLYGSSDAEPPADYVVAQLSQELYNSNLLLLLIQNLHRIDFEGKKHVALIFNNVLRRQIGTRSPTVEYICTKPEILFTLMAGYEDAHPEIALNSGTMLRECARYEALAKIMLHSDEFFKFFRYVEVSTFDIASDAFSTFKELLTRHKLLCAEFLDANYDKFFSQHYQRLLNSENYVTRRQSLKLLGELLLDRHNFTVMTRYISEPENLKLMMNMLKEKSRNIQFEAFHVFKVFVANPNKPKPILDILLRNQTKLVDFLTNFHTDRSEDEQFNDEKAYLIKQIKELKPLPEA, encoded by the coding sequence ATGCCACTGTTCGGGAAGTCACAGAAGTCGCCAGTGGAGCTGGTCAAGTCGCTGAAGGAGGCGATCAACGCCCTGGAGGCGGGCGACCGCAAGGTGGAGAAGGCGCAGGAGGACGTCAGCAAGAACCTGGTCTCGATCAAGAACATGCTGTACGGTAGCAGCGATGCCGAGCCGCCGGCGGACTACGTGGTGGCCCAGCTGTCCCAGGAGCTGTACAACAGcaacctgctgctgctgctcatccAGAACCTGCACCGCATCGATTTCGAGGGCAAGAAGCATGTGGCGCTCATTTTCAATAATGTGCTGCGCCGCCAGATTGGCACCCGTTCGCCCACCGTCGAGTATATATGCACGAAGCCGGAGATCCTGTTCACCCTGATGGCCGGCTACGAAGATGCGCATCCGGAGATCGCACTGAACTCCGGTACCATGCTGAGGGAGTGCGCCCGGTACGAGGCGCTGGCCAAGATCATGCTGCACTCGGATGAGTTCTTCAAGTTCTTCCGCTACGTGGAGGTTTCCACCTTTGACATTGCCAGCGATGCCTTTTCTACGTTCAAGGAGCTGCTCACGCGCCATAAGCTGCTGTGCGCGGAGTTTCTGGACGCCAACTACGACAAGTTCTTCTCGCAGCACTACCAGCGCCTGCTCAACTCGGAGAACTATGTGACGCGGCGTCAGAGCTTGAAGCTGCTTGGGGAACTGCTGCTGGACCGGCACAATTTCACCGTGATGACGCGCTACATATCCGAGCCGGAGAACCTCAAGCTAATGATGAACATGCTCAAGGAAAAGTCGCGCAACATTCAGTTCGAGGCGTTTCACGTCTTCAAGGTGTTCGTGGCCAATCCCAACAAGCCGAAGCCCATTCTGGACATCCTGCTGCGCAACCAGACGAAGCTGGTCGACTTTCTGACCAACTTCCATACGGATCGCTCCGAGGACGAGCAGTTCAACGACGAGAAGGCCTATCTGATCAAGCAGATAAAGGAGCTGAAGCCGCTGCCCGAGGCTTAG